GTAGATTCTGACTAGATGAATAGGGTGAACTTTGCCTTACTTCTAGAAAGATTCTGTACCGCTTCTGGGTAATCTCCCCACAGGAATCAGTTAATCGCTTCGTACCTACCTATGAACCGTTCCTCTGAAGAAAGGCTGCAACCCCACTCAGCAAATTCCTCTGCTCCCAAAGATATCTGGTTCACCCGTTTGAGCAACCTGCTCCCATCTCGAACTTTATCCTTTACAGCGCTGCTGGTAGCCGGTGTGACGCTATGTGGCGGCATTGAGCTAGGCCGTCGCCCCAGCAACGCTAATGCAGTAGAAGCCGGGCAAACCCAGGCAGCAGTCCAAATTTGGACGAACGCGTCCTTCCCCGTTGAAGATTTTCAGGCTTACACCTCCCCCTTCGGCTACCGACAAGATCCCTACAACGGCGGCCAGCGTTTTCACTACGGCCTAGACATGGCTGCTCCCTCCGGCAGCTATATTCGCAACTGGT
The nucleotide sequence above comes from Pseudanabaena sp. FACHB-2040. Encoded proteins:
- a CDS encoding M23 family metallopeptidase; this translates as MNRSSEERLQPHSANSSAPKDIWFTRLSNLLPSRTLSFTALLVAGVTLCGGIELGRRPSNANAVEAGQTQAAVQIWTNASFPVEDFQAYTSPFGYRQDPYNGGQRFHYGLDMAAPSGSYIRNWWAGKVVEVSDDSACGTSVVVESGEWLHIYCHMHGYVVNDGRNRYMVDREGGVQIREGQDIASGARIGRVGMTGRTTGPHLHWGLKYRENWVDPALVLRAMYDSQRSAMNRPQ